In Fibrobacter succinogenes, a single genomic region encodes these proteins:
- a CDS encoding FISUMP domain-containing protein, with protein sequence MMIKRIVLSSLSCAVIFSMLMACGDSMNESLKKSKVVAVAKGTFTDSRDGQIYKTVTIGEQTWMAENMNYEMPGSYCYGDKALNCVKYGRLYSLKSAKEACPADWRLPTALDWSVLIFSIGGESVAGKYLKSAEGWIGGGNGTDDYGFAALPAGAKYGESNYGTEGKSAFFWNDGGTMYLQYYSGKANIESVGDDRWLSVRCVKAETPNSSSSAELNSSAESVSSSSNATIPAARGFRMEGDFLVDLRDNQVYKTVKIGTQTWMAENLNYSVEKSSCNLVICTESGRYYTWDAAVNACPDGWHLPTRAEWKTLISFAGGNSVAGKMLRGKASGFGGERMRGPGIEFYRVDGTDELGFLALEPDYWSSTEDDKYNAYHIDMPSKDGSANLKRNAKSESMHVRCLLGEAERVEKKKHDKIVVDSSKTQIHVDSVLSANISANQGTFTDKRDGKMYKTIKIGAQTWMAENMNYETELSFCFAHDSSNCPKYGRLYGRAAAKNVCPVGWHLPSLQEWDELFVTVGGQFIADLVLKSKTDWKDEEKGSDLYGFSVLPAGYKSSWKNREFKKLGEAADFWTSTECDSKENCLRTVSMLEGKTDRTSGLDSSASSIRCLKDETRETSPRTNQDVKEKSNVVPDSALLIDSRDGQTYRTVKIGSQTWMAENLRYKTKESFCYNDNPNNCTQYGRLYEWYDAKGACPVGWHLPSLEDWEDLFVAVGNRSVAGTALKSRTGWRDSIVGTDDYGFSALPAGTGSKNNKYYSGGYDTYWWSTAECRYYAGCKQAISLKLDDVDWRHGGSESRYSVRCLKDDAPKVLSKVGVVKADPLKDARDGHTYKTVKIGSQTWMAENLNYETKNSSCHGDSVANCKKYGRFYTWYESIQCEDKWIDEDGDGWGHTQRCNPKPPVQGVCPDGWHLPSLREWTTLISEVGGEKIAGTVLKSKKGWAGEKNGSDGYGFAALPVVYDKSYEGSFTEKNDKAEFWSSTKFEGEHEAYYMGLTNEDVYHFDRVGHGLHLAMRGEYANLLESNKQYKKSVRCVKDGLDLSNAKDQRRKTKDESVQHNVSDNRIVATSAVPPNRVEGVVEGIFTDSRDGHVYKTVTIGQQTWMAQNLNYNVEKSICRGDSTGVCAKNGRLYSWNLAKEACPTGWRLPMLVDWDTLFAVVGGQSVAGKSLKSSMAWYGHGNGSDAYGFSAYPINVFGQDDRYFIRDWNSKMGRSAFFWSFDNDKEKANIMYLLYYSDKAFFDTLSKDYGFPVRCIKGDLPDGSKKKMIEGSPLTDARDGRTYKTVKIGKQVWMAENLNFATPNSYCSKDSTKKDSASYCDKYGRYYKWSDAMDSAGVYSQDAKGCGAEKNCIPNYPVQGICPTGWHLPSLIEWNVLFASVGGMDSAGKALKTVTGWNGTAIGTDDYGFSAIPGGGYWSSTENGYRLAYSVGVYGDSDKAYRSSSEKQGERNRVRCVKDENLDDNHLKQANVAASGSKLDSSLLVDSRDGQIYKTVTIGKQTWMAENLNYETEYSECGIDDVITCSKFGRLYPWSLAMDSAAVYSENGKGCGYRKACFPTEPVRGICPDGWHLPTSKEWGTLLETIGGPSFAHVALKTVTGWKNGSNGMDKFGFSALPMSLRHEPYKYSYDRKDNAAFFWSSSKYDADEALAFVLHDRQKDKPIEEITKNSSLSIRCVKNDPPQAPTETSDFLSGKSSAWGVMKDPRDGQTYKTVTFGKYTWMAENIKYETEHSNCYDDDSANCAHNGRLYEWQALKTVCPVGWHLPTEAEWDTLFLAVGGASVAGKKLKSKKGWLDCESKIGLDKDGNGSDEFGFTVRPVGVFRGFGSVTEKEGYKTCFHTTEKDDKSMEVEMCFDYCKDSVVRTDSYTYYALNVRCIKDYSQKDGGKKIEQKSSSIIPPSSVVKGSLVDSRDGQTYKTVKIGSQTWLAQNLNFKTEKSLCLDFDSTNCAEFGSIYTWADAMKACPAGWHLPTEKDWKTLINAVGDSTTAANALKSSEGWVGYKDINGGGPDEYGFSVQPVGCWNPPDEMFPKGSFSINGFSTDFWTSKELDDDNALIVGMGYFYGDISMGEDLKVNGNSVRCVMD encoded by the coding sequence ATGATGATTAAGCGTATTGTATTATCTTCTTTGTCTTGCGCGGTAATTTTTTCAATGCTTATGGCATGTGGCGATTCGATGAATGAATCGCTAAAAAAAAGTAAGGTTGTTGCTGTTGCCAAAGGAACGTTTACTGATTCCCGTGACGGACAGATTTATAAAACGGTGACAATTGGCGAACAGACTTGGATGGCCGAAAATATGAACTATGAAATGCCTGGTAGTTACTGCTATGGCGATAAGGCTCTTAACTGTGTTAAATATGGTCGCCTTTACTCATTGAAATCGGCAAAAGAGGCTTGTCCGGCTGATTGGCGTTTGCCGACGGCACTCGATTGGAGCGTTCTGATTTTTTCGATAGGTGGGGAATCTGTTGCCGGTAAATATCTTAAATCTGCGGAAGGCTGGATTGGCGGCGGAAATGGTACAGACGATTACGGGTTCGCTGCTCTCCCTGCAGGGGCTAAGTATGGAGAATCAAATTACGGTACTGAGGGTAAATCAGCGTTCTTTTGGAATGATGGGGGTACTATGTACCTTCAATATTATAGTGGCAAGGCCAATATTGAAAGTGTGGGTGATGATCGTTGGCTTTCTGTTCGTTGCGTCAAGGCTGAAACTCCAAATTCCAGCAGTTCTGCAGAGTTAAACAGTTCCGCAGAGTCTGTGAGTTCGTCTTCGAATGCGACAATTCCTGCTGCTCGGGGTTTTCGAATGGAAGGGGATTTTCTTGTCGATTTGCGCGACAATCAAGTGTACAAGACGGTAAAAATCGGTACGCAGACCTGGATGGCGGAAAATTTAAACTATAGCGTTGAAAAAAGTTCCTGTAATTTAGTGATATGTACTGAATCAGGACGTTATTACACATGGGATGCCGCTGTAAATGCTTGCCCGGATGGTTGGCATTTGCCGACACGAGCCGAATGGAAAACGCTGATTTCTTTTGCTGGAGGAAATTCTGTTGCTGGTAAGATGCTCAGGGGAAAAGCAAGTGGTTTTGGCGGAGAAAGAATGCGTGGCCCGGGTATTGAATTTTACCGAGTCGATGGCACGGATGAATTGGGTTTCTTGGCGTTGGAGCCAGATTATTGGAGCTCGACGGAGGACGATAAATATAACGCTTATCACATCGATATGCCCTCTAAGGATGGTTCTGCAAATTTAAAACGAAACGCCAAATCAGAGAGCATGCATGTTCGATGCCTTCTGGGAGAGGCTGAACGTGTGGAGAAAAAAAAGCACGATAAAATCGTAGTCGATTCCTCCAAGACTCAAATTCATGTTGATTCCGTTTTGAGTGCGAATATCTCTGCAAACCAAGGAACTTTCACGGATAAACGTGATGGAAAAATGTACAAGACCATAAAAATCGGCGCTCAGACATGGATGGCCGAGAATATGAATTACGAAACGGAACTCAGCTTCTGTTTTGCTCATGATTCGAGTAACTGCCCCAAATACGGTCGCCTTTATGGACGTGCTGCGGCAAAGAATGTTTGCCCTGTGGGATGGCACCTGCCATCGTTACAGGAATGGGATGAGTTGTTTGTTACGGTGGGCGGGCAATTTATTGCGGATTTGGTTCTTAAGTCCAAGACCGATTGGAAGGATGAAGAAAAAGGCTCTGATTTGTATGGCTTTTCTGTGCTCCCGGCGGGCTACAAATCATCATGGAAAAATCGTGAGTTCAAAAAGTTGGGCGAAGCCGCCGATTTCTGGACTTCTACGGAGTGTGATTCTAAAGAAAATTGCTTGAGAACTGTTTCCATGCTCGAAGGTAAAACCGATCGTACAAGCGGTTTAGATAGCAGTGCTTCTTCTATTCGTTGCCTTAAAGATGAAACGCGAGAGACATCGCCACGCACCAACCAAGATGTGAAGGAAAAGAGTAATGTTGTTCCTGATTCCGCTTTATTGATAGACTCTCGTGACGGACAAACTTACAGGACTGTGAAGATTGGTTCTCAAACGTGGATGGCCGAAAATCTCAGGTACAAGACAAAAGAAAGTTTTTGTTATAACGACAATCCGAACAACTGTACTCAATATGGTCGTCTTTATGAATGGTATGATGCCAAGGGGGCTTGCCCGGTTGGTTGGCACTTGCCTTCGCTAGAAGATTGGGAAGATCTTTTTGTTGCCGTTGGTAATCGCAGTGTTGCCGGTACAGCTCTTAAGTCTAGAACGGGTTGGAGGGATAGTATCGTTGGTACGGATGATTACGGCTTTTCGGCACTCCCTGCGGGTACCGGTTCTAAAAACAATAAGTACTACAGTGGAGGGTATGATACATATTGGTGGAGTACCGCAGAGTGCCGATACTATGCTGGTTGCAAACAAGCTATTTCTTTGAAATTGGATGATGTTGATTGGCGTCATGGAGGTAGTGAATCTAGGTATTCTGTCCGTTGCCTTAAAGATGATGCTCCTAAAGTTCTTAGCAAAGTTGGGGTGGTTAAGGCCGATCCTCTCAAAGATGCACGCGATGGTCATACCTATAAGACGGTAAAGATCGGTTCGCAGACCTGGATGGCCGAAAACTTGAACTATGAAACAAAGAATAGTTCCTGCCATGGCGATAGTGTTGCAAATTGCAAAAAATATGGGCGTTTCTATACGTGGTATGAATCCATTCAATGTGAAGACAAGTGGATTGATGAGGATGGTGATGGTTGGGGTCATACGCAACGGTGTAACCCGAAGCCTCCTGTTCAAGGCGTATGCCCTGATGGTTGGCATTTGCCGTCGTTAAGAGAATGGACGACTTTAATTTCTGAAGTGGGTGGCGAAAAAATAGCGGGAACAGTGCTTAAGTCGAAAAAAGGCTGGGCTGGTGAAAAGAATGGCTCTGATGGTTATGGATTTGCGGCTCTCCCTGTAGTTTATGATAAAAGTTATGAGGGCTCGTTTACCGAAAAAAATGATAAGGCTGAATTTTGGAGTTCTACGAAATTTGAAGGAGAGCATGAAGCTTATTACATGGGCTTGACAAACGAGGATGTTTATCATTTTGATCGTGTTGGGCATGGTCTTCACCTTGCTATGCGCGGTGAGTATGCAAATCTGTTGGAAAGTAATAAACAATATAAAAAGTCTGTTCGCTGTGTGAAGGACGGCTTGGACTTGAGTAATGCTAAAGATCAAAGACGAAAAACTAAAGATGAGAGTGTGCAACACAATGTTAGTGATAATCGTATTGTTGCTACGTCTGCGGTTCCGCCGAATCGTGTTGAAGGTGTTGTCGAAGGTATATTTACCGATTCTCGCGACGGTCATGTTTACAAGACCGTTACTATAGGCCAGCAGACTTGGATGGCGCAAAACCTTAATTACAACGTGGAAAAAAGCATTTGCAGAGGTGACTCTACAGGTGTCTGCGCTAAAAATGGTCGTCTCTATTCATGGAACTTGGCGAAAGAGGCTTGCCCTACGGGGTGGCGCTTGCCTATGCTTGTGGATTGGGATACCCTTTTTGCAGTCGTGGGCGGACAATCGGTTGCTGGTAAATCTCTTAAATCGTCAATGGCATGGTATGGTCATGGAAATGGTTCAGATGCATACGGATTTTCTGCATATCCTATCAACGTTTTTGGTCAGGACGACCGCTATTTTATAAGAGATTGGAATAGCAAAATGGGCCGAAGTGCATTTTTCTGGAGCTTTGATAATGACAAAGAAAAAGCGAATATTATGTACTTGCTTTATTACAGCGATAAGGCTTTCTTTGATACCTTATCTAAAGACTATGGTTTCCCTGTTCGCTGCATCAAAGGTGATTTGCCGGATGGCAGCAAGAAAAAGATGATAGAAGGTTCTCCGCTTACCGATGCCCGTGATGGTCGAACCTATAAGACCGTAAAAATTGGCAAGCAGGTTTGGATGGCGGAAAACTTGAACTTTGCGACTCCAAATAGCTACTGCAGCAAAGACAGCACAAAGAAGGATAGTGCAAGTTATTGCGATAAATACGGGCGTTATTACAAATGGAGCGATGCCATGGATAGTGCTGGAGTCTATTCTCAGGATGCCAAGGGTTGCGGTGCCGAAAAGAATTGCATTCCGAATTATCCGGTACAAGGTATTTGTCCGACAGGTTGGCATTTACCTTCGCTTATCGAATGGAATGTCCTGTTTGCTTCTGTAGGCGGGATGGACTCGGCAGGAAAGGCTCTTAAAACTGTAACAGGGTGGAATGGCACTGCTATTGGTACGGATGATTATGGCTTTTCGGCAATCCCTGGCGGTGGTTATTGGAGTTCTACGGAAAATGGATATCGTTTAGCGTATTCCGTAGGGGTATATGGTGATTCGGATAAGGCATATCGGAGCTCAAGCGAAAAACAGGGTGAAAGAAATAGGGTTCGCTGTGTGAAGGACGAAAATTTAGATGATAATCATTTAAAACAAGCGAATGTCGCCGCTTCAGGCTCAAAGCTTGATTCTAGCCTTCTCGTAGATTCCCGTGATGGACAAATTTACAAGACTGTCACCATCGGCAAACAAACTTGGATGGCAGAAAACTTGAACTATGAAACGGAATATAGCGAATGCGGTATTGATGACGTAATCACGTGTTCCAAGTTTGGCCGCCTTTATCCTTGGTCTCTCGCGATGGACAGCGCTGCCGTGTATTCCGAAAATGGCAAGGGATGCGGTTATAGAAAAGCATGCTTCCCGACGGAACCTGTACGGGGAATTTGCCCTGATGGTTGGCATTTGCCGACAAGCAAGGAATGGGGAACCCTTTTAGAAACCATTGGTGGTCCGTCTTTTGCCCATGTGGCACTCAAGACCGTTACGGGATGGAAAAACGGCAGTAATGGTATGGATAAATTTGGTTTTTCGGCACTTCCAATGAGTCTAAGACATGAACCTTATAAGTATAGTTATGATAGAAAGGACAATGCCGCATTTTTCTGGAGTTCTTCAAAATATGATGCGGATGAAGCGCTTGCTTTTGTTTTGCATGATAGACAGAAAGATAAACCTATTGAAGAAATCACTAAGAATTCATCGCTTAGCATTCGTTGTGTAAAGAATGATCCGCCGCAAGCACCGACGGAAACATCGGATTTCCTTTCGGGAAAATCGTCTGCATGGGGTGTTATGAAAGACCCTCGTGACGGACAAACTTACAAGACCGTTACTTTTGGCAAGTACACATGGATGGCCGAAAATATAAAGTACGAAACAGAACACAGTAATTGTTATGATGACGATTCTGCCAACTGCGCCCATAATGGTCGTCTTTATGAGTGGCAAGCTTTGAAGACGGTTTGTCCTGTGGGTTGGCATTTACCTACAGAAGCCGAATGGGATACTTTGTTCTTGGCTGTGGGCGGAGCATCAGTTGCTGGGAAAAAACTGAAATCCAAAAAAGGTTGGCTTGATTGCGAATCCAAAATTGGTTTGGATAAAGATGGCAATGGCTCAGATGAATTTGGTTTCACTGTGCGTCCTGTAGGTGTATTCCGTGGATTTGGATCTGTAACCGAAAAAGAGGGGTATAAAACGTGTTTCCATACGACTGAAAAAGATGATAAATCCATGGAAGTTGAAATGTGTTTCGACTATTGCAAAGATAGTGTTGTTCGCACGGATAGCTATACGTACTATGCGCTTAATGTCCGTTGCATCAAGGACTATTCGCAAAAAGACGGTGGCAAAAAAATAGAGCAGAAATCATCTTCTATAATACCCCCATCGAGTGTCGTAAAAGGTTCACTGGTCGATTCCCGTGACGGACAAACTTACAAGACCGTGAAAATCGGTTCGCAGACTTGGCTGGCTCAAAACTTAAACTTCAAAACGGAAAAGAGTTTGTGCTTAGATTTTGATTCTACAAATTGCGCTGAGTTCGGAAGTATCTATACTTGGGCGGATGCTATGAAAGCGTGCCCTGCGGGTTGGCATTTGCCGACGGAAAAGGATTGGAAAACCCTAATTAATGCAGTAGGGGATTCTACTACGGCCGCAAACGCTCTTAAATCATCGGAAGGCTGGGTTGGTTATAAAGATATAAATGGCGGTGGTCCTGATGAGTATGGCTTCTCGGTGCAGCCTGTTGGCTGTTGGAATCCTCCAGATGAAATGTTCCCTAAAGGAAGTTTCAGCATCAATGGTTTTAGCACGGATTTTTGGACGTCAAAGGAATTAGATGATGACAACGCTTTAATTGTAGGAATGGGTTACTTTTATGGCGATATCAGTATGGGCGAGGACCTTAAAGTTAATGGGAATTCCGTCCGCTGTGTGATGGACTAG
- a CDS encoding fibrobacter succinogenes major paralogous domain-containing protein: MHKRVVLISVVSASLLAVVSACSSAKNLPQKSEESGFNKSLNYESFKDSRDGQIYKTIKIGEQVWMAENLNFKADESYCHDDNEDNCSNFGRLYTWSAAMESCPDGWRLPTDEDWTLLLMTVGGQISGGKFLKSASGWLSLGNGTDDYGFSAIPAGVRFDNGNYNSDSAYAFFWSSKEDNAENAYGLFLQYYSERADLNSGLKKSGFSVRCVKGDVRREGRDERRESNLLIDARDGQTYKTVTIGAQTWMAQNLNFKTDSSSCYNNADSNCVKYGRLYNWEDAMDSAAVFSTNGKGCGYSNDNRGMCTPKFPVRGVCPLGWHIPSLEEWKTLFVAVGGKKWYRDGFLRAGKFLKAKEKWAPSNKVVDVEEVKKGDYVHRDKLDKPISVVGSDDYGFSVLPGGYKEGAWGYKTEGRYGGFWTTDQSNSSFVKDVDFLYDSFIAYWNVSRIEYSRSVRCVKD, encoded by the coding sequence ATGCATAAACGAGTTGTTTTGATATCTGTTGTTAGCGCTTCGCTGCTTGCTGTTGTGAGTGCTTGCAGTTCCGCTAAAAATTTGCCGCAGAAAAGCGAAGAAAGCGGTTTTAATAAATCCCTAAATTATGAATCGTTCAAGGATTCCCGCGATGGTCAAATTTACAAGACCATTAAAATTGGCGAGCAAGTTTGGATGGCTGAGAACTTGAATTTCAAGGCCGATGAAAGTTATTGCCATGACGATAATGAAGATAACTGTTCGAATTTCGGGCGGCTTTATACGTGGAGCGCGGCAATGGAATCGTGCCCGGATGGTTGGCGTTTGCCAACAGATGAAGATTGGACTTTGTTGCTTATGACTGTGGGCGGCCAAATTTCGGGTGGAAAATTCCTTAAATCGGCAAGTGGCTGGCTTAGCCTTGGAAATGGTACCGATGATTATGGATTCTCGGCGATTCCGGCGGGAGTGCGTTTTGACAATGGCAATTACAATAGCGATAGCGCTTATGCATTTTTCTGGAGTTCTAAGGAGGACAATGCGGAAAATGCGTATGGCTTGTTTTTGCAATACTACAGCGAAAGGGCTGATTTAAATAGTGGTCTAAAAAAGAGTGGATTTTCGGTTCGTTGCGTTAAGGGGGATGTCAGACGAGAGGGTAGAGACGAAAGACGAGAGAGTAATCTCCTCATCGATGCACGAGATGGACAAACTTATAAAACCGTAACTATAGGTGCGCAAACTTGGATGGCGCAAAACCTTAATTTCAAAACGGATAGCAGTTCCTGTTACAACAATGCGGATAGTAATTGCGTCAAATATGGTCGCCTTTACAATTGGGAGGATGCTATGGATAGCGCGGCTGTCTTTTCTACAAATGGCAAGGGATGTGGCTATTCTAATGATAATCGTGGTATGTGCACTCCGAAATTTCCTGTGCGTGGTGTTTGCCCTCTTGGTTGGCACATTCCTTCGCTTGAGGAATGGAAAACTTTATTTGTTGCTGTGGGAGGGAAAAAGTGGTATCGCGATGGATTCTTGAGGGCCGGAAAATTTCTGAAAGCCAAGGAAAAATGGGCTCCTTCGAATAAAGTTGTTGATGTCGAAGAAGTGAAAAAGGGTGATTATGTTCATAGAGACAAATTAGATAAACCGATAAGTGTCGTAGGTTCCGATGATTACGGTTTTTCCGTTCTTCCGGGTGGGTATAAGGAAGGTGCTTGGGGATATAAAACGGAAGGTCGTTATGGCGGTTTTTGGACTACGGATCAATCGAACTCTTCGTTTGTGAAAGATGTGGATTTCTTGTATGATAGTTTTATTGCGTATTGGAATGTTTCGAGAATTGAGTATAGTCGCTCAGTTCGTTGTGTTAAGGATTAA
- the thiC gene encoding phosphomethylpyrimidine synthase ThiC — protein MSETNGFFKPFPQSRKIYVPGKLFPDLKVAMREISLDDPKCPVLPVYDTSGAYGDPDKTIDVKKGLERIREPWIRERQEKDGGHKTQMQYAREGIITREMEYVAIRENQKMDEIFGSSGDAITPEFVRKELAEGRAIIPANVNHPECEPMIIGRNFLTKINSNIGNSSVASSIEQEVEKMVWSVRWGADTVMDLSTGKDIHETREWILRNSPVPIGTVPMYQALEKVNGIADDLTWEVFRDTLIEQAEQGVDYFTIHAGLLLKYIPFALERTTGIVSRGGSIIARWCMVHKQENFLYTHFDEICDILAKYDVCVSLGDGLRPGSIADANDMAQFSELDTLGELTEIAWKKGVQVIIEGPGHVPMHKIRENMDRQIEMCHNAPFYTLGPLTTDIAPGYDHITSAIGAAMIGWYGTAMLCYVTPKEHLGLPDKNDVREGVVTYKLAAHAADLAKGHFAAHFRDDALSRARFSFRWNDQFALSLDPERAVEFHDETLPGNGAKSSHFCSMCGPKFCSMRISRDIQEYVKTGKLDPNSDPLK, from the coding sequence ATGTCTGAAACCAATGGCTTTTTCAAGCCGTTTCCGCAGTCTCGCAAGATTTATGTACCCGGTAAGCTTTTCCCGGATTTGAAAGTCGCCATGCGCGAAATTTCGCTCGACGACCCGAAATGCCCTGTACTCCCTGTTTACGATACGAGTGGCGCTTATGGCGACCCCGACAAGACGATCGATGTAAAGAAAGGACTTGAACGCATCCGTGAACCATGGATCCGCGAACGCCAAGAAAAGGACGGCGGACACAAGACACAGATGCAGTACGCCCGCGAAGGCATTATCACGCGTGAAATGGAATACGTGGCCATCCGCGAAAACCAGAAGATGGACGAAATTTTTGGCAGCAGCGGTGATGCCATCACGCCGGAATTCGTGCGCAAGGAACTCGCCGAAGGCCGCGCCATCATCCCTGCCAACGTGAACCACCCGGAATGCGAACCGATGATTATCGGCCGCAACTTCCTCACAAAGATCAATTCCAACATCGGTAATTCTTCTGTCGCTTCTTCCATCGAACAGGAAGTCGAAAAGATGGTCTGGTCCGTGCGCTGGGGTGCAGACACGGTGATGGACCTTTCGACCGGCAAGGACATTCACGAAACGCGCGAATGGATTTTGCGCAACAGCCCCGTGCCTATAGGAACGGTGCCGATGTACCAGGCACTCGAAAAGGTGAACGGCATTGCCGATGACCTCACGTGGGAAGTGTTCCGCGACACGCTTATCGAGCAGGCCGAACAGGGCGTCGACTACTTTACGATCCATGCAGGACTTTTGCTCAAGTACATTCCGTTTGCACTCGAACGCACGACGGGCATCGTGAGCCGTGGCGGTTCTATCATCGCCCGCTGGTGCATGGTCCACAAACAAGAGAACTTCCTTTACACGCACTTCGACGAAATCTGCGACATTCTCGCAAAGTATGACGTTTGCGTTTCTTTGGGCGATGGGCTGCGTCCGGGTTCCATTGCGGATGCAAACGACATGGCACAGTTCTCCGAACTGGATACCCTCGGTGAACTCACCGAAATCGCTTGGAAGAAGGGCGTACAAGTTATTATCGAAGGTCCGGGTCACGTGCCGATGCACAAGATTCGCGAAAACATGGACCGCCAGATTGAAATGTGCCACAACGCGCCGTTCTACACGCTTGGTCCTCTCACGACAGACATTGCACCAGGTTACGACCACATCACGTCTGCCATCGGTGCCGCCATGATTGGCTGGTACGGTACGGCCATGCTCTGCTACGTGACACCCAAGGAACACCTGGGCCTCCCGGACAAGAACGACGTGCGTGAAGGCGTGGTGACATACAAACTTGCCGCTCATGCAGCCGACCTTGCCAAGGGCCACTTTGCAGCCCACTTCCGCGACGATGCTCTTTCGCGTGCCCGTTTCAGCTTCCGCTGGAATGACCAGTTCGCACTGTCGCTGGACCCGGAACGCGCCGTAGAATTCCACGACGAGACGCTCCCGGGCAATGGCGCGAAGTCCTCGCACTTCTGCTCGATGTGCGGCCCGAAGTTCTGCTCGATGCGCATTTCCCGCGATATTCAGGAATATGTAAAAACAGGCAAGCTCGATCCGAACAGCGACCCACTCAAATAA
- a CDS encoding AAA family ATPase, with protein sequence MENARKILNEFIKTKFSDPNELKKELFKAGVAALDEGWTFMDASFQLGGKARDEGLSPDEVETILRNAFSEEKRRTEREEEQKAAAQAASAPAPAAPQPSAAPSSSMSQTMSAPNVAPMGQTIISPISASMMQQMIALGLDNQSLELLQNFKIDPEALSIPWPAPDWRKDFAKLLAATFKPDETVEFKISNTPNSSCELVSNIIGQDEALKKIMKQLDSPDGALLTINAVKSSEDATDESWHYRYVVVDNPKMTLAKQLAYYKALNLPCAALVNTGANSVQAWIKIEAHDLDEYNERVNFLFQTLESQGFKVDDGNRNPDQMVRMPGVLRNGKQQYLIALEQGAKNFTEWQEWAEYSLDGKPLIELASDSEVAPKKDATIIENVLRAGEFFLFTAPPKSGKSLALMDMALSICYGEDWLGNTTNENDVLFINLELTKSVFLNRLFLLGERRRLQANTSKFGFLNLRGTALTPLEIAQLIAKRIQGAKRLENHNYKVVVIDPISAVLHNPKSSRLSGSPHQILMQMIDSIIALTGCAVVTSTNINEYPYLEARADSVMSLSPVEGSLNTYQINGSFREFPKTLAKECSWIYPRFIV encoded by the coding sequence ATGGAAAACGCAAGAAAAATTCTCAATGAATTTATCAAGACCAAGTTCTCCGACCCGAACGAACTGAAAAAAGAATTGTTCAAGGCCGGCGTTGCAGCCTTGGATGAAGGCTGGACGTTCATGGACGCCTCATTCCAGTTGGGCGGAAAGGCTAGAGACGAAGGTCTCTCTCCTGATGAAGTTGAAACAATTTTGCGAAACGCATTCTCCGAAGAAAAGCGGAGAACGGAGCGCGAAGAAGAACAGAAGGCCGCAGCTCAGGCAGCATCGGCTCCAGCTCCTGCAGCACCGCAACCGAGTGCAGCCCCAAGCTCCTCCATGAGCCAGACGATGAGCGCGCCAAATGTTGCCCCGATGGGACAAACCATCATCTCGCCGATTTCAGCAAGCATGATGCAGCAGATGATCGCGCTCGGGCTCGACAACCAGTCTTTGGAATTGTTGCAGAACTTCAAGATTGACCCCGAAGCACTCTCGATTCCATGGCCAGCTCCAGACTGGCGTAAAGACTTTGCGAAGTTGCTTGCGGCCACATTCAAGCCTGACGAGACTGTAGAATTCAAAATTTCAAACACGCCGAACAGTTCCTGCGAACTTGTTTCAAATATTATCGGGCAAGACGAAGCGCTCAAGAAGATCATGAAGCAGCTCGACAGCCCGGACGGAGCGCTTTTGACCATCAACGCCGTCAAGAGCAGCGAAGATGCCACCGACGAAAGTTGGCACTACCGTTACGTTGTCGTAGACAACCCGAAAATGACGCTTGCAAAGCAGCTCGCCTATTACAAGGCATTGAACCTTCCTTGCGCGGCCCTCGTGAACACGGGTGCAAACTCCGTTCAAGCCTGGATTAAAATCGAAGCACACGACCTCGATGAATATAACGAACGCGTGAACTTCCTCTTCCAGACGCTTGAATCGCAAGGCTTCAAGGTCGATGACGGCAACCGCAACCCAGACCAAATGGTTCGCATGCCAGGCGTGCTCCGCAATGGGAAACAGCAATACCTTATCGCTTTGGAACAAGGTGCCAAAAACTTCACGGAATGGCAAGAATGGGCAGAATACTCGCTTGACGGAAAACCCCTCATCGAACTTGCTAGCGATTCAGAAGTTGCCCCCAAGAAAGACGCCACCATTATCGAGAACGTACTGCGCGCCGGTGAATTTTTCTTGTTCACAGCACCACCCAAAAGCGGAAAATCGCTTGCCCTCATGGACATGGCTCTTTCAATCTGCTATGGCGAAGACTGGCTCGGCAACACGACAAATGAAAACGACGTTTTGTTCATTAACTTGGAACTCACCAAGTCCGTGTTCCTGAACCGTCTCTTTTTGCTAGGCGAAAGACGCAGGCTTCAGGCTAATACATCCAAGTTCGGTTTCTTGAACCTCCGTGGAACAGCCCTTACTCCGCTTGAAATTGCACAACTTATTGCCAAAAGAATCCAAGGCGCCAAAAGGCTCGAAAACCACAATTACAAGGTTGTCGTCATAGATCCGATTTCAGCAGTACTGCACAATCCGAAATCATCAAGACTTAGCGGCTCCCCGCACCAGATTCTTATGCAGATGATCGATTCGATTATCGCGCTCACGGGTTGTGCGGTCGTAACCTCCACGAACATCAACGAATATCCTTACCTCGAAGCTCGTGCCGATAGCGTCATGTCGCTCTCGCCTGTGGAAGGTAGCCTCAACACGTACCAAATCAACGGTTCGTTCCGCGAATTTCCGAAAACGCTCGCCAAGGAATGTTCCTGGATTTATCCGAGATTTATAGTTTAA